The following coding sequences are from one Pusillimonas sp. DMV24BSW_D window:
- a CDS encoding sulfite exporter TauE/SafE family protein has product MIDLSYTVAGALTGFVVGITGVGGGALMTPILVLFFGVAPTTAIATDLWFAAITKLVGARIHQRSGTVDWQVVRRLWWGSLPVALAVVTWVSLGAQVHKFDWLTAAIGVVVGITALGMLAAPKLQAAARHRRLDHPAKFKSWQPGLTITGGAVLGLCVALTSVGAGALGSIMLLYLYPLRMTPHKLVATDIVHAIPLAIAAGLGYLFAGMVNWPMLLSLLIGSVPAIVLGSLLAGKLPGRAIQIALAMVLLITAVKLLV; this is encoded by the coding sequence ATGATTGACCTAAGTTACACCGTCGCCGGGGCGTTAACCGGTTTTGTGGTGGGTATTACCGGCGTAGGCGGCGGCGCGTTGATGACCCCTATTCTGGTCTTGTTTTTTGGCGTTGCGCCCACCACCGCCATTGCCACCGACTTATGGTTTGCCGCCATTACCAAACTGGTGGGGGCCCGCATTCACCAGCGATCCGGCACCGTGGACTGGCAAGTGGTACGGCGCCTGTGGTGGGGCAGCTTGCCAGTGGCTCTGGCCGTGGTTACGTGGGTCAGCTTAGGCGCCCAAGTACACAAGTTCGATTGGCTGACCGCCGCCATTGGAGTTGTGGTGGGGATTACCGCCCTGGGCATGCTGGCGGCACCGAAACTGCAAGCCGCCGCCCGCCATCGGCGGCTTGATCACCCTGCGAAATTCAAATCATGGCAGCCGGGCCTTACCATTACCGGCGGCGCGGTGCTGGGTTTATGTGTAGCGCTAACGTCAGTGGGCGCAGGTGCGCTGGGCAGCATTATGCTGTTGTATTTATACCCGTTACGCATGACCCCCCATAAACTGGTGGCCACCGACATTGTGCATGCCATTCCGCTGGCGATTGCAGCCGGCTTGGGCTATTTGTTTGCGGGAATGGTGAACTGGCCCATGCTGCTCAGCCTGCTTATCGGTTCGGTACCCGCCATTGTGCTGGGCAGCCTGCTGGCTGGAAAGTTGCCGGGGCGGGCGATACAAATTGCGCTGGCGATGGTGTTGCTGATTACTGCGGTTAAGTTGCTGGTTTGA
- a CDS encoding PIN domain-containing protein encodes MAGHVRYTALLDACVLYPLAMADSLMSLATAGFFAAKWTTRIEDEWVRAIERNRPDLVGKLNVRRDAMREAVPDWEIPESAWSQLFHGVVLPDPNDRHVLSAAIAGHVDCIVTSNLQDFPASVLMEFELEAVDPDTFIVNQWDLDPVNAIAAFKRMRQRRRKPGSTPAEFADALERGGLPTTAGRLRDASELI; translated from the coding sequence ATGGCGGGCCACGTTCGTTACACCGCATTGTTAGATGCTTGTGTTTTGTATCCATTAGCAATGGCTGATTCCTTAATGAGTCTGGCAACGGCTGGGTTCTTCGCCGCGAAGTGGACAACAAGAATTGAAGATGAATGGGTTAGAGCTATCGAACGAAATCGACCTGATCTTGTCGGAAAACTGAATGTTCGCCGCGATGCCATGCGTGAAGCGGTCCCTGATTGGGAAATACCGGAATCTGCATGGTCGCAATTATTTCATGGCGTTGTTCTGCCCGACCCTAATGATCGTCATGTTCTTTCGGCCGCTATTGCAGGACATGTTGATTGTATTGTCACCTCTAATTTGCAAGATTTCCCTGCATCAGTTTTGATGGAATTCGAGCTCGAAGCTGTCGATCCAGATACTTTTATCGTGAATCAGTGGGATTTAGACCCGGTAAATGCAATTGCTGCGTTTAAACGTATGCGCCAGCGACGCAGAAAGCCGGGGTCTACGCCGGCCGAATTTGCCGATGCTCTGGAAAGGGGTGGCTTGCCAACAACTGCGGGACGATTAAGAGACGCATCGGAGTTAATTTAG
- a CDS encoding helix-turn-helix domain-containing protein → MRAIDRVREVSPPLSPKDKEMVRVAQRCIMAALDHSRAASITLTTDKGEHPTVEVPPAALKLIGQLLGVMSEGRPVVLMPTDQEFTTVEAANFLNVSRPFVIKEIEAGRLPYRKVGSHRRIALDDLVEYGRNMRARQANALKKMAENARELGLDY, encoded by the coding sequence ATGCGTGCTATTGACAGGGTTCGTGAGGTTTCGCCGCCGCTGAGCCCTAAAGACAAAGAAATGGTGCGAGTTGCTCAGCGGTGCATTATGGCCGCGCTTGATCATTCAAGAGCGGCGTCAATTACATTAACGACGGATAAGGGGGAACATCCAACGGTTGAGGTGCCGCCTGCTGCATTAAAATTGATTGGTCAACTGTTAGGGGTAATGAGTGAGGGTCGTCCTGTTGTCTTGATGCCAACAGATCAAGAGTTCACAACGGTTGAGGCAGCTAATTTTTTGAATGTTTCGCGGCCTTTCGTTATTAAAGAAATAGAGGCCGGCAGGTTGCCGTATCGGAAGGTTGGTTCGCATCGACGAATTGCGTTGGACGATTTGGTTGAGTACGGTCGAAATATGCGTGCCCGACAAGCAAATGCTCTAAAGAAAATGGCGGAAAATGCCCGTGAACTTGGTTTAGATTACTAA
- a CDS encoding assimilatory sulfite reductase (NADPH) flavoprotein subunit, with translation MESAQLMLSTSLLSTAQRSQVDDLTTDLDPNALTWLSGYFAGIAQERGKQGHVSADPVTPELAPAAAQPEAKNALTVTVLFGSQTGNAQRQAEQLAADLQTAGLTVNLVRADQYNVRDLKNERLLYVVISTQGDGDPPDDSMGFVEFLNGRRAPKLPELHYAVLGLGDSSYPEFCGIAKTLDARFDELGAQRLQAVGTADLDIETISDPWRESAVKHAREQAGNDLAPSRDTLNERAIGGSGTGATVTPLHPVPRTAAYSRNHPFQAELLLNQPVVGRGSVKDIRHIELSLEGSGLHYEPGDALGIWPKQDPALVQAVLQATGLKGEEAVTLGDDTRSVYDWLRQHRELTVLTRPFLEAHAGKQQNTSESLGLSELLAPENSANLRAWLTSNQLLDVLQAFPAQWTAQDFIQALRPLTPRLYSIASAQSVVDEEVHLTVANVAYDTNGEPRWGVTTRFLNQIEEGESVPLFIEKNERFRLPADSQRDIIMIGPGTGVAPFRAFIQARTEAGATGRNWLFFGNPHFQTDFLYQTEWQQAVAKGELHRLDLAFSRDQAQRIYVQDRLREHAADVYDWIENGAHVYVCGDATRMAKDVHQTLLDIAREQGGRTQEQASEWLNNLAAQGRYARDVY, from the coding sequence ATGGAATCAGCCCAACTTATGTTATCGACTTCTTTGCTTTCCACCGCACAGCGCAGCCAGGTGGACGACTTAACAACCGATCTGGATCCCAATGCGCTGACATGGCTTTCCGGCTACTTTGCCGGGATTGCGCAGGAGCGCGGCAAGCAAGGGCACGTTAGTGCAGATCCCGTCACACCCGAGCTTGCGCCCGCCGCGGCGCAACCGGAAGCGAAAAACGCACTTACCGTCACCGTACTGTTCGGCAGCCAAACCGGTAACGCGCAGCGTCAGGCTGAACAGTTGGCCGCCGACCTGCAAACAGCCGGGCTCACGGTCAACCTGGTGCGGGCCGATCAATACAACGTGCGCGATCTGAAAAATGAACGCTTGCTGTATGTGGTTATAAGCACACAGGGCGACGGCGATCCACCGGACGACTCAATGGGGTTTGTTGAATTTCTGAACGGTCGTCGTGCACCGAAACTGCCCGAACTGCATTATGCCGTGCTCGGGCTGGGTGATTCCAGCTACCCCGAGTTCTGCGGCATTGCCAAAACGCTTGACGCCCGTTTCGATGAATTGGGTGCGCAGCGTTTGCAAGCCGTGGGTACGGCCGACCTGGACATTGAAACCATTAGCGACCCGTGGCGTGAAAGCGCGGTAAAACATGCGCGAGAACAAGCCGGCAACGATTTGGCGCCAAGCAGGGACACGCTGAACGAGCGTGCTATCGGCGGCAGCGGCACTGGGGCCACCGTTACTCCGCTGCATCCGGTTCCACGCACTGCCGCCTATTCCCGAAATCATCCTTTCCAGGCGGAACTGTTATTGAATCAGCCTGTTGTTGGGCGCGGTAGTGTGAAAGACATTCGCCATATTGAGTTATCGCTGGAAGGCAGCGGGCTGCATTACGAACCCGGCGATGCATTGGGCATCTGGCCCAAACAGGATCCCGCATTGGTTCAGGCGGTGTTGCAGGCTACAGGACTGAAAGGCGAGGAAGCCGTCACGTTGGGGGATGACACCCGCTCCGTGTACGACTGGTTGCGTCAACACCGTGAGCTGACCGTATTAACGCGCCCCTTCCTGGAGGCGCATGCAGGCAAACAGCAAAATACCTCCGAGAGTCTTGGTTTAAGCGAGCTGCTGGCACCGGAAAACAGCGCCAACCTGCGCGCCTGGCTCACCTCCAACCAACTATTGGATGTGTTGCAAGCATTCCCGGCGCAATGGACGGCGCAGGATTTCATTCAAGCCCTCCGGCCGCTCACGCCCCGCTTATATTCCATTGCCTCGGCGCAATCGGTGGTGGATGAAGAAGTGCATTTAACCGTTGCCAATGTCGCTTACGACACGAACGGAGAACCGCGCTGGGGTGTCACCACTCGTTTCCTGAACCAGATTGAGGAAGGCGAATCGGTGCCGTTGTTTATAGAAAAGAACGAGCGCTTCCGCCTACCGGCCGATTCGCAACGCGACATCATCATGATTGGACCGGGAACCGGTGTGGCGCCCTTCCGCGCGTTTATACAGGCTCGCACCGAGGCGGGTGCCACCGGACGCAACTGGCTGTTCTTCGGCAACCCGCATTTTCAAACCGACTTCCTGTACCAAACGGAATGGCAGCAGGCCGTTGCCAAGGGTGAACTGCACCGGCTTGATCTGGCCTTTTCCCGCGACCAGGCCCAGCGCATCTATGTACAAGACCGCTTGCGCGAACACGCTGCCGATGTGTATGACTGGATTGAAAACGGCGCCCATGTATATGTGTGCGGCGACGCCACGCGGATGGCCAAAGATGTACATCAAACATTGCTGGACATTGCCCGCGAGCAGGGCGGTCGCACGCAAGAGCAGGCATCGGAATGGCTGAACAACCTGGCCGCCCAGGGCCGCTACGCACGCGATGTTTATTAA
- the cysI gene encoding assimilatory sulfite reductase (NADPH) hemoprotein subunit: protein MTAPLSPLEQLKADSRLLRGTIQEGLADPLTGAISEDDNKLLKFHGSYQQDDRDLRDERRKQKLEPAYSFMIRARLAGGVVSPTQWLAFDDLARQYAGRGLRITTRQTFQWHGVIKRNLKPTLRAINDALATTIAACGDVNRQVVCSVNPWLSNTHAEIAQWAQKLSDHFLPKTRAYHEIWLDGEKVEFNADEPEAEPLYGPTYLPRKFKIGIAVPPFNDVDVFAQDVGLIAIVSDGKLEGFNLSIGGGMGASHGDATTYPRVGSVVGFVTQEQVIAAVESVMILQRDLGNRDERRYARLKYTIDRIGLTAFVEKLQALAGFTLAPAREFTFQSNHDHYGWFKGDNDLWHLGLHVESGRLWDADPLSRNALEPDTQQRLWQTGLREIAKTHEGDFLLTCNQNVVIANVKSADRKRINALIKKYGLNTGETFSALRQHSIACVALPTCGLAMAESERYLPELLPKMEALLDKHGLRNTPITLRLSGCPNGCSRPYLAEIALVGRAPGRYDLRLGANAEGSRLNRIYAENIDEPQILATLDELLGRYAAERTSNEGFGDFIVRTQEVPA, encoded by the coding sequence ATGACCGCCCCTTTATCACCGCTGGAACAACTGAAGGCCGATAGCCGGCTCCTGCGTGGCACTATTCAAGAAGGCCTGGCCGACCCATTAACGGGCGCCATTTCGGAAGACGACAACAAACTGTTGAAGTTTCACGGCAGCTATCAGCAAGACGACCGCGATTTGCGCGACGAGCGCCGTAAACAAAAACTGGAGCCGGCGTATTCGTTCATGATTCGTGCGCGTCTGGCGGGCGGTGTGGTGTCACCCACCCAATGGCTGGCTTTTGACGACCTGGCGCGCCAGTACGCCGGCCGCGGTTTGCGCATTACGACCCGGCAAACTTTTCAATGGCATGGCGTCATAAAACGCAACTTGAAGCCCACTTTGCGTGCAATTAACGATGCGTTGGCCACCACCATAGCGGCTTGCGGCGACGTCAACCGGCAAGTGGTGTGCTCGGTTAACCCATGGCTGTCAAACACGCACGCTGAAATTGCGCAATGGGCGCAAAAGCTATCGGACCATTTTCTACCGAAAACCCGGGCCTACCACGAGATATGGCTGGACGGCGAAAAGGTGGAGTTTAATGCCGACGAACCCGAAGCGGAACCGCTTTACGGCCCCACTTACTTGCCACGCAAATTCAAAATTGGTATTGCCGTGCCGCCCTTCAACGACGTCGATGTCTTCGCGCAAGACGTCGGCCTGATTGCCATTGTGAGCGACGGCAAGCTGGAAGGCTTTAACCTGAGTATTGGCGGCGGCATGGGTGCTTCGCATGGCGACGCCACCACCTACCCTCGCGTAGGTAGCGTCGTGGGGTTTGTGACGCAGGAACAGGTGATTGCCGCCGTGGAATCGGTGATGATTCTGCAACGCGACCTGGGCAACCGCGATGAGCGCCGCTACGCGCGCCTGAAGTACACCATCGACCGCATTGGCCTGACGGCGTTTGTGGAAAAACTGCAGGCCCTGGCTGGGTTCACGCTAGCCCCTGCGCGCGAATTCACGTTTCAAAGTAATCACGATCACTACGGTTGGTTCAAGGGTGACAACGATTTGTGGCACCTGGGTTTGCATGTGGAGTCAGGACGGTTGTGGGATGCCGATCCGTTATCGCGCAATGCGCTTGAGCCCGATACCCAACAGCGTTTATGGCAAACAGGTTTGCGCGAAATAGCCAAAACTCACGAGGGAGACTTCCTGCTCACGTGCAACCAGAACGTGGTCATTGCCAACGTGAAAAGCGCCGACCGCAAACGCATCAACGCTTTGATTAAAAAATACGGCCTGAACACCGGTGAAACATTCAGTGCCTTACGCCAACACAGTATTGCCTGCGTGGCCTTGCCCACCTGCGGCCTGGCAATGGCGGAAAGCGAACGCTATTTGCCCGAGCTACTGCCCAAGATGGAGGCTTTGCTAGACAAGCATGGCTTGCGCAACACGCCCATTACGCTGCGCCTGTCGGGCTGCCCAAATGGTTGCTCTCGGCCTTATTTGGCTGAAATTGCTTTGGTAGGTCGCGCGCCCGGCCGCTACGATTTGCGCCTGGGGGCCAATGCCGAAGGCAGCCGACTGAACCGCATTTATGCTGAAAACATCGACGAGCCCCAAATTCTGGCTACGCTGGATGAGCTGCTGGGTCGCTATGCTGCTGAACGCACATCTAACGAAGGTTTCGGTGACTTCATTGTACGAACTCAAGAGGTCCCGGCATGA
- the cysG gene encoding siroheme synthase CysG yields MSDNPKLFPVFMNLVGKKVLVVGAGEVAARKIRLLLGTDAEIHIGAIHFSETVLTLTQAGTEAHFTLHQGPYQTEWLNDAWLVIAATQDRELNERIACEAEQRRIPVNVVDTRELCAFQVPAMVERGDLKVAISSGGHAPVIARRIRERIETLLDPSLSTLLAMTERYRPAIRRARPSLPQRRQFYNWLLDGPVSHELRSGNLAQAEFMLLSALKQAQEPAQGLVTLVGAGPGDPGLLTLNAQRALNEADVILHDRLVGADILALARRDAQCISVGKKAGENQDATQNRIHTLMKHYAEQGLHVVRLKGGDPFIFGRGGEELQFLREHDIAYRVVPGLTAALAGAAYAGIPLTHRDHAQSVRLLTAHRRPGQDIENWPALTQPGQTLVFYMGVKQIAALQTQLLQHGQSPDTAVAFIENATLKTQRVIQARVANMAEQAGEYNLQSPALIVVGDVVALGKDLAWFQSIMNQDTPEHATAKLN; encoded by the coding sequence ATGAGCGATAACCCGAAACTATTTCCGGTCTTCATGAATCTGGTCGGCAAGAAGGTATTGGTCGTGGGTGCGGGTGAAGTGGCCGCGCGCAAGATACGCCTGCTGCTTGGAACCGATGCCGAGATTCATATCGGGGCGATTCATTTCAGCGAAACGGTGCTGACATTAACGCAAGCGGGTACTGAGGCACACTTCACCTTACATCAAGGGCCGTATCAAACCGAATGGCTGAATGACGCCTGGTTGGTGATCGCCGCCACGCAAGACCGCGAGCTGAATGAACGCATTGCCTGCGAGGCTGAGCAACGACGTATTCCAGTCAACGTTGTCGACACCCGTGAACTCTGCGCCTTTCAGGTACCGGCCATGGTGGAGCGAGGCGATTTAAAAGTCGCGATCTCATCCGGCGGCCATGCGCCCGTCATTGCCCGACGCATACGCGAACGCATTGAAACCTTGCTCGACCCCAGCCTGAGCACTCTGTTGGCCATGACTGAACGCTATCGCCCGGCCATTCGCCGCGCCCGCCCGTCACTGCCGCAAAGGCGGCAGTTCTATAACTGGTTGCTCGACGGCCCGGTAAGCCATGAACTGCGTTCGGGCAACCTGGCGCAAGCCGAATTTATGTTGTTGTCGGCATTGAAACAGGCGCAAGAGCCCGCCCAAGGCCTCGTGACACTGGTAGGTGCCGGCCCCGGCGACCCCGGTTTGCTGACCTTGAACGCCCAACGCGCGCTGAATGAAGCCGATGTCATTCTGCACGACCGCTTGGTGGGGGCCGATATTCTGGCGCTGGCCCGCCGCGACGCGCAGTGCATTTCCGTCGGAAAGAAAGCCGGCGAGAACCAGGATGCGACACAAAATCGTATTCACACCCTAATGAAGCACTACGCCGAACAAGGCCTGCACGTGGTGCGCCTGAAAGGCGGTGACCCCTTTATATTCGGTCGCGGCGGAGAAGAACTGCAGTTTCTGCGCGAACACGATATCGCCTACCGCGTCGTGCCGGGTTTAACGGCTGCGCTGGCCGGTGCTGCCTACGCCGGCATTCCTTTAACCCATCGCGATCACGCCCAATCGGTTCGGCTGCTAACCGCCCATCGCCGCCCAGGGCAAGATATTGAAAACTGGCCTGCTTTGACCCAGCCTGGCCAAACGCTGGTGTTCTACATGGGGGTGAAGCAAATCGCAGCGCTGCAAACGCAATTGCTGCAACACGGGCAGTCTCCCGACACCGCCGTCGCTTTTATTGAAAACGCCACGCTGAAAACACAACGCGTCATACAGGCACGCGTTGCAAACATGGCGGAACAGGCCGGCGAATACAACCTGCAATCGCCCGCACTGATTGTGGTGGGTGATGTCGTTGCGCTTGGAAAAGACCTGGCATGGTTTCAATCGATCATGAACCAAGATACCCCTGAACACGCAACCGCTAAACTTAATTAA
- a CDS encoding phosphoadenylyl-sulfate reductase, with product MYDTMTLDSPEQLESWSAAERVHWALENLPGQFILTSSFGIQSAVLLHLVKQIRPEMPVLFIDTGYLFPETYQFAKTLTERLKLNLKVVAPAWTPARLESVYGKLWENGVEGLDHYNRLMKVEPMERALNDLNVGTWFAGLRREQAKSRADRPVVEQRKDGRYKVYPLIDWTNRDIHRYLTEHDLPYHPLWEKGYVSVGDWHTSVPLTGDMTEEETRFFGLKRECGLHD from the coding sequence ATGTACGACACCATGACCCTTGACTCTCCAGAACAACTTGAATCCTGGTCCGCCGCGGAGCGTGTTCACTGGGCCCTGGAAAACCTGCCCGGCCAGTTCATCCTGACCTCCAGCTTCGGTATTCAATCGGCCGTTCTGCTGCATTTGGTTAAACAGATTCGGCCCGAGATGCCCGTGCTGTTTATCGACACCGGTTACCTTTTCCCCGAAACCTACCAGTTCGCCAAAACCTTAACCGAGCGCCTGAAACTGAATCTGAAAGTGGTGGCGCCGGCCTGGACACCGGCCCGCCTGGAAAGCGTTTACGGCAAGCTATGGGAAAACGGTGTGGAAGGGCTGGACCACTACAACCGCCTGATGAAAGTCGAACCCATGGAACGGGCCTTGAATGACTTGAACGTAGGCACCTGGTTCGCCGGCCTGCGCCGCGAGCAAGCCAAATCACGCGCCGACCGGCCAGTGGTGGAACAGCGCAAAGACGGCCGCTACAAAGTTTACCCGTTAATCGACTGGACCAACCGCGATATTCATCGTTACCTGACTGAACACGACTTGCCCTACCACCCGTTGTGGGAAAAAGGCTATGTGTCGGTAGGCGACTGGCACACCAGCGTTCCCCTTACGGGCGACATGACCGAAGAGGAAACGCGGTTCTTTGGATTAAAGCGGGAGTGCGGGTTGCATGATTGA
- a CDS encoding FAD-dependent monooxygenase, translating into MKIAVVGGGPAGMYFSLLMKKRDASHDITVYEQNPAGATYGWGVVFSDVALSFLKQADAEFYKKFTASHERCDYMEVVHKDVHVQLRNNHFSRASRIDLLKVLQDECKSVGVNFKFDSRVDDIGLLNEADLIVGADGANSGVRTQLAQHFKPHFEKRRNKFAWYGTRQLFHAVSLIFRETEYGVFIAHCYQYSKDLSTFLIEVDPDTWKRAGLDTMSDEDSQRFCEQVFARDLGSNGLLSNRSTWFSANIVSNENWSYKNIVLLGDALRTVHFSLGSGTRMAMQDAIALYEAVNLHGKDLPAAFTHFEKLRRTSSANFQTAAARSLDWYESVDRKMHLDPVVFAYDYMRRTGRVSHEDLKERDPGFIARYEALTGEAVA; encoded by the coding sequence ATGAAGATTGCAGTTGTGGGCGGCGGACCCGCTGGTATGTATTTTTCGTTGTTGATGAAAAAGCGCGATGCAAGTCACGACATTACCGTATATGAACAGAACCCGGCAGGGGCAACGTACGGTTGGGGCGTCGTTTTTTCCGATGTTGCTTTAAGCTTTTTGAAGCAGGCCGATGCAGAATTTTATAAGAAGTTCACAGCAAGCCATGAACGCTGTGACTATATGGAAGTGGTGCATAAAGACGTGCATGTCCAACTGCGCAACAACCACTTTTCGCGCGCCTCTCGTATCGACTTGCTTAAGGTTTTGCAAGACGAGTGCAAGTCGGTTGGGGTTAATTTTAAGTTCGATTCGCGGGTTGATGATATTGGTTTATTGAACGAGGCCGATTTAATTGTGGGTGCCGACGGCGCAAACAGTGGCGTTCGAACCCAGTTGGCCCAACATTTCAAACCGCATTTTGAAAAGCGACGAAACAAATTTGCCTGGTATGGCACACGCCAACTATTCCACGCGGTTTCATTAATCTTTCGGGAAACGGAGTACGGGGTCTTTATTGCACATTGTTATCAGTACAGTAAGGATTTAAGCACCTTCCTGATTGAGGTGGACCCTGATACCTGGAAGCGGGCCGGGCTCGATACCATGTCGGATGAAGATAGCCAGCGTTTTTGCGAGCAGGTATTTGCCAGGGATTTGGGCAGCAACGGCTTGCTATCCAACCGTTCAACGTGGTTTTCTGCCAATATCGTCAGCAACGAAAATTGGTCTTACAAGAATATTGTGCTGCTGGGTGATGCCTTGCGAACCGTGCATTTTTCTTTGGGGTCGGGTACTCGCATGGCCATGCAGGATGCCATTGCGTTATATGAGGCCGTGAATTTACACGGGAAAGATTTGCCGGCTGCTTTCACTCACTTCGAAAAATTGCGTCGTACTTCGTCAGCCAACTTTCAAACGGCAGCGGCAAGAAGCCTGGATTGGTATGAGTCGGTTGATCGGAAAATGCATCTGGATCCGGTGGTTTTTGCCTACGACTATATGCGCCGAACCGGACGTGTCAGCCATGAAGACTTGAAAGAGCGCGATCCGGGCTTTATAGCCCGTTATGAAGCGCTAACCGGGGAAGCGGTCGCTTAA
- a CDS encoding ABC transporter ATP-binding protein, with the protein MNNPQARSKAMLSVTEVDSGYGRGQVLFDVSLTIGEGEVVSLMGKNGMGKTTLIRTIMGMLTVRKGEIHFNSRLTRGMAMHRIAAMGLGWVPEGRLIFPSLSVEENLVATAVKRKGLNHSWTLDSVYELFPRLRERRFNGGGQLSGGEQQMLAIGRALMTNPKLLILDEATEGLAPKIRQEIWQTLAQVKSTGQSILVVDKDVKALSKLADRHYMIEKGRIAWQGDTEMLMADTQRVQRYVGV; encoded by the coding sequence ATGAATAATCCGCAAGCGCGATCAAAAGCGATGTTGTCTGTGACGGAGGTTGACAGCGGGTATGGTCGCGGACAAGTGCTGTTCGATGTGTCCTTAACGATTGGTGAAGGCGAAGTTGTTTCGCTCATGGGCAAAAACGGCATGGGGAAAACAACATTGATTCGCACCATTATGGGCATGCTCACGGTGCGCAAGGGCGAGATCCATTTTAATTCGCGTTTAACGCGCGGCATGGCCATGCATCGTATTGCCGCCATGGGTTTGGGGTGGGTGCCCGAAGGGCGGTTGATCTTTCCCAGTTTGAGTGTTGAAGAAAATCTGGTTGCCACGGCGGTTAAGCGCAAAGGTTTAAACCATAGCTGGACGTTGGACTCCGTGTATGAATTGTTCCCGCGACTGCGTGAACGACGCTTTAACGGCGGTGGCCAATTGTCGGGCGGTGAACAGCAAATGTTGGCGATTGGCCGCGCACTCATGACGAATCCCAAGTTGTTGATTCTTGACGAGGCGACGGAAGGGTTGGCGCCCAAGATTCGACAGGAGATTTGGCAGACGCTGGCGCAGGTAAAAAGCACCGGGCAATCGATTCTGGTAGTCGATAAAGATGTAAAGGCGTTGTCGAAGTTGGCTGACAGGCATTACATGATTGAAAAGGGCCGTATTGCCTGGCAAGGCGACACAGAAATGCTAATGGCCGATACGCAACGCGTTCAGCGTTATGTGGGCGTTTGA
- a CDS encoding ABC transporter ATP-binding protein, translated as MDTTPLLEIKNLKKSYGALTVTDDVSLTVEKGEIHALIGPNGAGKTTLVGQLSGLVPSDSGRIYFEGKDITGLTTAERAQLGLGRSFQITSVFPTLSALENVALVVRARAGLGFHFWKAAHRYEAAQKQASEWLAKVGLAQTGDGPCAELAHGELRQLELAMALAANPQLLVLDEPMAGLGPTESQQMVQLLAELKQHYGLLLIEHDMDAVFSLADRISVLVSGRVVFSGSVDEVRESEVVQRAYLGDNDE; from the coding sequence ATGGATACGACACCATTACTTGAAATTAAGAACCTGAAGAAATCTTATGGTGCTTTAACTGTTACCGATGATGTTTCGTTAACCGTTGAAAAAGGTGAAATTCACGCTTTGATTGGGCCCAACGGTGCAGGGAAAACCACCTTGGTTGGGCAATTGTCAGGTCTGGTGCCGTCGGATTCCGGGCGCATTTATTTCGAAGGCAAGGATATTACAGGCCTGACCACCGCTGAACGTGCTCAATTGGGTCTGGGGCGCTCGTTTCAGATTACCAGCGTGTTCCCCACATTAAGCGCACTTGAAAATGTTGCGCTTGTGGTTCGCGCACGTGCCGGGCTTGGCTTTCATTTCTGGAAAGCGGCGCATCGGTACGAGGCAGCGCAGAAGCAGGCGTCTGAATGGTTGGCCAAAGTAGGCTTGGCACAAACGGGTGACGGCCCATGCGCTGAACTTGCGCACGGTGAGTTAAGGCAACTTGAACTGGCCATGGCATTGGCGGCTAACCCGCAGTTGCTCGTTCTCGATGAACCAATGGCGGGCTTGGGGCCGACGGAGTCCCAGCAAATGGTTCAACTATTGGCCGAGCTTAAACAGCATTATGGGCTGCTCCTGATTGAGCACGATATGGATGCTGTGTTTTCCCTGGCGGACCGCATTTCCGTTTTGGTATCCGGCCGCGTTGTATTTAGTGGTTCGGTTGATGAAGTACGCGAAAGCGAGGTAGTGCAGCGTGCTTACCTGGGGGATAACGATGAATAA